Proteins encoded by one window of Salvia splendens isolate huo1 chromosome 5, SspV2, whole genome shotgun sequence:
- the LOC121804005 gene encoding uncharacterized protein LOC121804005 has product MKPLTSPNPDKFSKALGMSYKGSNINGKIWIFVEEEADFVVEDNSEQMFHGRFTCPRIPNPIMLSAVYAKCTRGERLALWEKMRDITQVLEEMPWFIGGDFNTILSTRDRTGSDTNRQAEMVDFAEAIEDCRLMDPGIDGSEYTWAKNGLMERLDRVLVSETSSQLFDAIRVTNLPHIALDQGPILVRCRMPNNHEGGRAFRFQNMWVRHEGFAGVVQDDWMAPTEAPRLLNLKIKLARIKRKFKRWNKEVFENIHANLKTCEENIAVAQSEFEGNPSARNRAEVNKQIAEYILLLKMEEDFWG; this is encoded by the coding sequence atgaaGCCACTTACTTCCCCTAACCCGGACAAGTTCTCGAAGGCGTTGGGGATGTCCTACAAGGGCTCGAACATCAATGGGAAAAtatggatttttgtggaggaggaggcggattTTGTAGTGGAGGATAACTCGGAACAAATGTTTCATGGGAGGTTTACGTGTCCTCGGATACCAAATCCTATTATGCTCTCGGCCGTGTATGCCAAATGCACGAGAGGGGAGCGGCTCGCTCTTTGGGAAAAGATGAGGGACATTACTCAAGTGTTGGAAGAGATGCCTTGGttcattggaggggacttcaacaccatcctcTCCACTCGAGATAGAACGGGAAGTGACACCAATCGGCAGGCGGAGATGGTAGACTTTGCCgaggccattgaggattgcagaCTTATGGACCCAGGAATTGATGGGTCAGAATACACTTGGGCAAAGAATGGCCTTATGGAAAGATTGGATCGGGTGCTAGTCAGTGAAACGTCATCCCAACTGTTTGACGCAATAAGAGTCACTAATCTCCCCCACATTGCTTTGGATCAGGGACCAATCCTCGTCAGATGCAGAATGCCGAACAACCACGAGGGTGGCAGagcgttccggttccaaaacatgtgggtaaGGCATGAGGGCTTTGCCGGGGTGGTGCAAGACGATTGGATGGCTCCTACAGAAGCTCCTCGCCTTCTCAACTTAAAGATCAAGCTTGCAAGGATCAAAAGAAAGTTCAAAcggtggaacaaagaggtctttgaGAATATACACGCCAATCTCAAAActtgtgaagagaacattgcCGTGGCTCAATCGGAGTTCGAAGGAAACCCCTCAGCCCGGAATAGAGcggaggtcaacaaacaaatagccgagtacatccttcttCTCAAGATGGAGGAAGACTTTTGGGGTTAG